GATGCCCGCCTCGGCGGCCAGATAGCGTACGGCCCGCACCAGGAACCCGCGGGACTGCTGTGCCATGACGACGATCTCCGGGTAGACCTCGGCCACGGCGTCGCCGGCCGCCCGGTCGGCCTGGAAGTTGTCCTTGCCGCCCATCCAGTAGTTCCAGATCCGCGCCGCGTGCGGCACCTCGGGCTCAAGCTTCGCTGCGAGTTCGGCATCCGGGCCGGCCATGCCAGGCTCCTATCGAAGGTTCGTCGGACTGCGGACCGCCGCTGCGGTACGACCGGAATCGTAGCCGGGCGTCCACTATCGACGGTGAACGGCCGGACCGGACGGAGCAGACGTCACGGTGCGTCGACGACCTCGCGACCGAGGGGCCAGAACGCGGCCGGGACGAGCTTGAAGTTGGCGATGCCGAACGGGATCCCGATGATCGTGACGCAGAGGGCGATGCCGGCGATGACGTGGGACAGGGCGAGCCACCAGCCCGCCAGCACCACCCACAGGATGTTCGCCAGCCCGGAGGCGACACCCGCGCCCGGCTTGGGCACGAGCGTGCGGCCGAACGGCCACAGCGAGTAGACGGCGAGGCGCAGCGACGCGACGCCGAAGGGGATGGTGATGACCAGGACGAAGCAGATCAGCGCGGCGATGCCGTAGCCGACCGCCAGCACGATGCCACCGCCGAAGATGAGCCACAGCACGTTCAGTACGAAGCGAATCACCCTTCCAGCATGAGCGACGCTCGCCACCGGCCAGTTCGCTGAGGAAGGGATGGAGTGGAGTTCGAGAGCGGGGCAAGATCCGGGATGCCGTAGTGCTCGTCGAGGACCTGCATGGCGGCGCCGGCGGCGATCGCGTCCGCGCCGAGGCTCGACAGGGCCACGTCCGTGCTGAGCCAGTCCCTGCGCCGCGCGTCCGCCCGGACGGCCCGCTCGACCGCGGCGAGGTAGGTGTCCGCGTGCCGCAGGAGATCCGCGCCCGCCAGCACCACGTGGGCGAGGTCGAGGGTCTGGAGCAGGTTGACGACGCCGATCGCCAGGACGCGGGCCGCGCGGGGGATGTCTCCCGCGTCGGCGGCCTGGTTGTGGACGATCTCCAGGCAGCCGTGGCGTCCGCAGACGCAGAGCGGCCCGTCCAGATCGACGACCGTGTGGCCGAACTCTCCGGCGTTGGTGTGTGCGCCACGGTGTGCGGCGCCGCCCAGCCAGAAGCCGCCGCCGATGCCCGACTCGACCATGATGAGGGCCGCGTCGCCGAACGTCCCGCCATGACGCCATGCCTCGGCCGTGATCCCCGCGGCGACGTCCTTGTCGAGATGGACCGGCAGGCCCAGGTACGCCTCGGCGAGCTCGCGCAGCGGTACGTCGTGCCAGTGCCGCAGACCGTGCGCGTCACGGACCAGGCCATGCTGGTGGTCCAGGGGGCCGATCATTCCGAGCCCCACGCCGGTCAGTCGGCCGCGCAGGTCGTTGCCGCTGGAGATGGCGTCGACGCCGGACTTCAGGGTGTGCAGAAGCTGCTCGGGAGTGAAGTCGCCGGGTAGCGGGCTGACCGCCGAGTGGTGCACGGTGCCGGCCAGGTCGACCAGGACCAGTCGCAGCGTGCGTCGGGCGACGTGGGCGCCGATGGCGTACCGGCTGTCGGGGACCAGTTCGTAGACCATCGCGGGTTTGCCGACGGAGGCGCGGCGGACACCGGCGGACCGGATCAGGCCGTCGGCGGTCAGGCGGGCGATGACCTTGGAGACGGCCTGCGGGGTCAGGCCGGTGGCGTTGACGACGGTGGACCGCTCGAACGTCCGCGCGGTACGTCCCACCGCCATGACGAGCGCCTGGTTGTAGCCGCGCAGGAACGTCACGTCGGCTGTGGTGCGGGTCATCTCACCACCCTATTACGCAACGCTGTTGCTAAATTCTCCCCGTGCATGGATTGAGCAGAGGCCGACGCCTGGCCGCGGTCGTCGCCCTGGCCCTCGGTGGCGTCGCGGTCGGCCTGACCGAGTTCGTGGCGATGGGCCTGCTGCCCGAGATCGCGCGCGGCCTGCTGCCCGAGCAGTACGCCCAGTCGTCGTCGGGCGCGGTGGCCCGGGCCGGCTGGATGATCACCGCCTACGCGCTCGGTGTGGTCGTCGGCGCGCCCCTGATCGCCGCCCTGAGCGCGCGCGTACCCCGCAAGAGGCTCGTGCTCGGGCTGCTCGTCCTCTTCGTGGTCGGCACCGTCGCGTCCGCGGTCGCCCCGACGTTCGGCCTGGTGCTGGTGGCGCGGTTCGTCGCGGCGCTGCCGCACGGTGCGTACTTCGGTGCGGCCGGCCTGCTCGCGGCGGCCCTGATGGGTCCGGGCAGGGAGGCCCGCGGCTTCGCCACCGTGCTCAGCGGGCTGACCGCGGCCAACGTGGTGGGCGTACCGCTGATCACCCGGCTCGGTCAGGCGGCCGGCTGGCGCACCGCCTACCTGGTCATCGCCGGGGTCTTCCTGCTCACCCTGCTGGCGGTGCTGGCGGTCGTCCCGGAGGTCGCCGCGGCGGCGGGCGGCTCGCCGGGCGCC
Above is a window of Micromonospora coriariae DNA encoding:
- a CDS encoding YccF domain-containing protein, giving the protein MIRFVLNVLWLIFGGGIVLAVGYGIAALICFVLVITIPFGVASLRLAVYSLWPFGRTLVPKPGAGVASGLANILWVVLAGWWLALSHVIAGIALCVTIIGIPFGIANFKLVPAAFWPLGREVVDAP
- a CDS encoding ROK family transcriptional regulator, coding for MTRTTADVTFLRGYNQALVMAVGRTARTFERSTVVNATGLTPQAVSKVIARLTADGLIRSAGVRRASVGKPAMVYELVPDSRYAIGAHVARRTLRLVLVDLAGTVHHSAVSPLPGDFTPEQLLHTLKSGVDAISSGNDLRGRLTGVGLGMIGPLDHQHGLVRDAHGLRHWHDVPLRELAEAYLGLPVHLDKDVAAGITAEAWRHGGTFGDAALIMVESGIGGGFWLGGAAHRGAHTNAGEFGHTVVDLDGPLCVCGRHGCLEIVHNQAADAGDIPRAARVLAIGVVNLLQTLDLAHVVLAGADLLRHADTYLAAVERAVRADARRRDWLSTDVALSSLGADAIAAGAAMQVLDEHYGIPDLAPLSNSTPSLPQRTGRWRASLMLEG
- a CDS encoding MFS transporter — translated: MHGLSRGRRLAAVVALALGGVAVGLTEFVAMGLLPEIARGLLPEQYAQSSSGAVARAGWMITAYALGVVVGAPLIAALSARVPRKRLVLGLLVLFVVGTVASAVAPTFGLVLVARFVAALPHGAYFGAAGLLAAALMGPGREARGFATVLSGLTAANVVGVPLITRLGQAAGWRTAYLVIAGVFLLTLLAVLAVVPEVAAAAGGSPGAELRALRTSQVWLVAATGAVGFAGFFAVDSYIAPVTTDVAGLSAATVPWALVAVGLGMTVGNALGGWLADRDLRRSMIIGFVAMIASIAVFSLVASTRAGLFVGAFLVGATSLYLGPVLQARLITVAPGAQLMGAAVNQSAMNIANSLGAALGSVAIAAGLGYLAPARVGLALAVLGLVLAGVSLAADRRSREPEPVAVAH